The Salmonella enterica subsp. houtenae serovar Houten genome has a segment encoding these proteins:
- the yicJ_1 gene encoding transporter has product MENEILSIKEKVGYGMGDAASHIIFDNVMLYMMFFYTDIFGIPAGFVGTMFLLARALDAISDPCMGLLADRTRSRWGKFRPWVLFGALPFGIVCVLAYSTPDLSLNGKMIYAAITYTLLTLLYTVVNIPYCALGGVITNDPTQRISLQSWRFVLATAGGMLSTVLMMPLVKLIGGEDKALGFQGGIAVLSVVAFLMLAFCFFTTKERVEAPATQTSMREDLRDIWHNDQWRIVGLLTILNILAVCVRGGAMMYYVTWILGKPEVFVAFLTTYCVGNLIGSALAKPLTDWKCKVSVFWWTNALLAIISVAMFFVPMHATLMMFIFIFVIGVLHQLVTPIQWVMMSDTVDYGEWCNGKRLTGISFAGTLFVLKLGLALGGALIGWMLAGGGYDAAAKTQNSVTINIIIALFTLVPAICYLLSAAIAQRYYTLKSPFLKTILEQLAQGVHRNEQQFTRKEIQN; this is encoded by the coding sequence ATGGGCGACGCCGCCAGCCATATCATCTTTGATAATGTCATGTTATATATGATGTTTTTTTATACCGATATTTTTGGTATCCCCGCAGGTTTTGTCGGCACCATGTTTTTACTGGCGCGTGCGCTGGATGCTATCTCAGATCCCTGTATGGGGTTGCTGGCCGACCGTACCCGCTCTCGTTGGGGTAAGTTCCGGCCCTGGGTGCTGTTTGGCGCACTGCCATTTGGCATCGTCTGTGTGCTGGCCTACAGCACGCCGGATCTCAGTCTGAACGGTAAAATGATTTATGCCGCCATCACCTATACGCTCCTGACCCTGCTGTATACCGTGGTCAACATCCCTTATTGCGCCCTGGGCGGCGTAATCACCAATGACCCGACACAGCGTATCTCCCTGCAATCCTGGCGCTTTGTGCTGGCAACGGCGGGCGGAATGCTCTCTACCGTACTGATGATGCCGCTGGTGAAACTGATTGGCGGCGAGGATAAGGCGCTGGGCTTCCAGGGGGGCATTGCGGTGCTCTCGGTGGTGGCGTTCCTGATGCTGGCGTTCTGCTTTTTCACCACCAAAGAGCGCGTGGAAGCGCCCGCGACGCAGACCTCCATGCGTGAAGACCTGCGTGACATCTGGCACAACGACCAGTGGCGCATCGTTGGCCTGCTCACCATCCTGAATATTCTGGCGGTCTGCGTGCGCGGCGGGGCGATGATGTATTACGTCACCTGGATTTTAGGGAAGCCGGAAGTGTTTGTCGCCTTCCTCACTACTTACTGCGTAGGCAACCTGATTGGCTCGGCGCTGGCAAAACCGCTTACCGACTGGAAATGCAAAGTGAGCGTTTTCTGGTGGACCAACGCCTTGCTCGCAATCATCAGCGTGGCGATGTTCTTCGTGCCGATGCACGCCACTCTCATGATGTTTATTTTCATCTTCGTGATTGGCGTGTTGCACCAGTTGGTAACGCCTATCCAGTGGGTAATGATGTCTGACACTGTCGACTACGGCGAATGGTGCAACGGCAAACGCCTGACGGGAATCAGCTTTGCCGGCACGCTGTTTGTGCTCAAGTTGGGCCTTGCCCTGGGAGGGGCGCTGATTGGCTGGATGCTGGCCGGAGGCGGCTACGACGCGGCGGCGAAAACGCAAAACAGTGTTACGATCAACATCATCATCGCTCTGTTCACTCTCGTCCCGGCCATTTGTTATCTACTGAGCGCCGCGATTGCCCAACGCTACTACACCCTGAAAAGCCCATTCCTGAAAACCATTCTGGAACAACTGGCGCAGGGCGTACACCGCAACGAACAACAATTTACGCGTAAAGAAATTCAGAACTAA